The following are from one region of the Littorina saxatilis isolate snail1 linkage group LG2, US_GU_Lsax_2.0, whole genome shotgun sequence genome:
- the LOC138960301 gene encoding uncharacterized protein, producing MSLKRLFSREGSRKGVVDYSARRSMIETPPPGHLTDRHDPHKLIWKPQSSKGDQADESRIPFFNSGFTTCPKCGECDVWRFEETAGIRENGDTYGTETFRCQTKGCKWKTSFKYDNGVPYCIHFEARAWPRGIHFYPVTFMMRWCERHGLDNLKHQVFSRNIDGDAFLTLYHSGQMKAALNLSSKTVSKVKKALEQRDGALLTKTNKKK from the exons ATGAGTCTGAAAAGGCTGTTCAGCCGTGAAGGGTCGCGAAAAGGAGTGGTGGATTACTCTGCACGTCGCTCCATGATCGAGACACCGCCCCCCGGTCATCTGACAGACAGGCACG ATCCACACAAGCTGATCTGGAAGCCACAGTCCTCCAAGGGAGATCAAGCCGACGAGAGCAGAATCCCCTTCTTCAACAGTGGCTTCACGACCTGTCCCAAGTGTGGGGAATGCGACGTCTGGCGTTTCGAGGAAACGGCGGGCATCCGGGAAAATGGAGACACTTATGGCACCGAGACCTTCCGTTGCCAGACCAAAGGGTGCAAGTGGAAAACCTCCTTTAAATACGACAATGGGG TACCATACTGCATTCACTTTGAGGCACGCGCATGGCCGCGAGGCATCCATTTCTACCCGGTGACCTTCATGATGAGGTGGTGTGAGCGTCACGGCCTGGACAATCTCAAGCACCAGGTGTTCTCACGCAACATCGATGGCGACGCCTTTCTCACGCTGTACCACTCCGGCCAGATGAAGGCTGCCCTTAACCTCAGCAGCAAGACCGTCAGCAAAGTGAAAAAAGCGTTGGAGCAGCGGGACGGAGCTCTCCTcaccaaaaccaacaagaaAAAGTAG